A region from the Lycium barbarum isolate Lr01 chromosome 8, ASM1917538v2, whole genome shotgun sequence genome encodes:
- the LOC132607819 gene encoding uncharacterized protein LOC132607819, with product MAFSDCQLIVASTSLVGGFSPPSTPIQNNGMDLSLPCGENALLLKVDATNGTTMCTQIPKQHSRQELIKFLPDTWITNYEKLRELVEPLQSSKPTFSKTLDKTVAISFDLSHLKTPNKTIFSFKMYQPTYDQAHQHDPETFSYHLPSIMSEHDWIKQFDNEGHDVWWFKGPFTGNCPWDIQCDSQECLDDEIEWDEHHTRRAKSKKKGETLKKSSEQGMKKEIHLSVH from the exons ATGGCATTTTCGGATTGCCAATTGATTGTTGCTTCTACTTCACTTGTTGGTGGCTTTTCTCCA CCCTCTACACCCATTCAGAATAATGGTATGGATCTCTCCCTTCCATGTGGAGAAAATGCTTTGCTCTTAAAAGTAGATGCCACCAACGGAACTACCATGTGCACCCAAATCCCAAAACAGCACTCTAGGCAAGAACTTATCAAATTCCTTCCAGATACATGGATCACGAATTATGAAAAGCTGAGAGAACTTGTTGAACCTCTCCAATCCTCTAAACCCACTTTTTCCAAAACACTTGATAAAACAGTTGCCATAAGCTTTGACCTCTCTCACCTTAAAACACCCAACAAAACAATCTTTTCTTTCAAGATGTACCAACCCACTTATGACCAAGCACACCAACATGACCCTGAAACATTCTCTTACCATCTCCCAAGTATCATGAGTGAACATGACTGGATAAAGCAGTTCGATAATGAAGGTCATGATGTATGGTGGTTCAAAGGTCCTTTCACGGGAAACTGTCCATGGGATATCCAATGTGACAGTCAAGAATGTCTTGacgatgaaattgaatgggatgaacATCATACAAGAAGAGCCAAATCAAAGAAAAAGGGCGAAACTCTGAAAAAGAGTTCCGAACAAGGTATGAAGAAGGAGATTCATCTATCGGTTCACTGA